Proteins found in one Triticum aestivum cultivar Chinese Spring chromosome 4D, IWGSC CS RefSeq v2.1, whole genome shotgun sequence genomic segment:
- the LOC123098201 gene encoding protein VAC14 homolog isoform X2, with the protein MAADALSIIPGAVLRNLADKLYEKRKNAALEIEGIVKQLSTAGEHDKIAAVIGLLTNDFTYSPQANHRKGGLIGLAAVTVGLTSEAAQHLELIVPPVLNSFLDQDSRVRYYACEALYNIAKVVRGDFIIYFNKIFDALCKLSADSDANVQSAAHLLDRLVKDIVTESDQFSIEEFIPLLRERMNVLNPYVRQFLVGWITVLDSVPDIDMLGFLPDFLDGLFNMLSDSSHEIRQQADAALSEFLQEIKNSPNVDYGRMAEILVRRAGSPDEFTRLTSITWINEFVKLGGEQLVPYYADILGAILPCISDEEEKIRVVARETNEELRAIKADQAEGFDIGAILVIAKRELNSEHEATRIEALHWFSTLLVRGRAEFSAYLDGIFEPLLNALSDPSDAVVLLVLEVHARIAEEYHHFQHLMSYLIHTFHNNHVLLEKRGALIVRRLCVLLGAEKVYREFSTILQTEGDLDFASTMVQALNLILLTSTELAELRSLLKKSLVDTCGKDLFLSLYASWCHSPMATISLCLLAQAYNHASSVIQSLGEEDINVKFLVQLDKLIRLLETPVFAYLRLQLLEPGKHTWLLKTLYGLLMLLPQQSAAFKILRTRLKTVPFSENLKRTSSANPYSQILQVTEDGNRNQDAPNYSAIDFSSRLQQFGSMQQQHRNHLKNQLQSRKSASAAVLSQEIQRYEESQSSSTPEISRPPSRAPKAIS; encoded by the exons CGGAAG GGCGGATTGATTGGGCTCGCGGCAGTTACTGTAGGCCTCACCAGTGAGGCTGCTCAGCACCTCGAG CTAATTGTACCTCCCGTGCTTAATTCTTTCCTGGACCAAGATAGCAGAGTGCGCTACTATGCCTGTGAAGCGCTATATAACATAGCAAAG GTTGTAAGAGGGGATTTTATCATCTACTTCAACAAGATTTTTGATGCGCTATGCAAACTGTCTGCAGACTCTGATGCAAATGTGCAGAGTGCAGCTCATCTTCTTGACAGGCTTGTCAAG GATATTGTAACTGAGAGTGATCAATTCAG CATAGAAGAATTTATACCACTCTTGAGAGAACGCATGAATGTGCTGAATCCTTATGTGCGACAATTTTTGGTGGGGTGGATCACGGTTTTAGACAGTGTGCCTGATATTGACATGCTTGGTTTCCTTCCTGATTTTCTTGATG GTTTATTTAATATGCTGAGTGATTCCAGTCATGAGATAAGGCAGCAAGCAGATGCAGCACTTTCAGAGTTTCTGCAGGAAATTAAAAATTCACCA AATGTAGATTATGGTCGTATGGCTGAAATTCTTGTTAGGAGGGCAGGCTCTCCTGATGAATTCACCCGTTTGACATCTATCACATGG ATCAACGAGTTTGTGAAGCTTGGCGGGGAACAACTAGTCCCTTACTATGCAGATATCTTGGGAGCTATCTTGCCATGCATCTCTGACGAGGAGGAGAAAATTCGAGTG GTTGCACGTGAAACTAATGAGGAACTTCGAGCTATAAAAGCTGATCAAGCCGAGGGATTTGACATTGGAGCGATTCTTGTGATCGCGAAGAG AGAATTGAATAGCGAACATGAAGCCACTCGGATTGAGGCATTGCATTGGTTTTCCACTTTACTAGTTCGAGGTCGTGCTGAG TTCTCGGCATACCTGGATGGCATTTTTGAACCACTTCTAAATGCACTCTCCGATCCTTCAGATGCG GTTGTCCTTTTAGTGTTGGAAGTTCATGCACGAATAGCTGAAGAGTATCATCACTTCCAACATCTCATGTCTTACTTAATCCACACTTTCCACAACAATCATGTTCTTCTGGAGAA GCGTGGTGCTTTGATTGTTCGTCGACTTTGTGTTCTTCTGGGTGCTGAAAAAGTTTATCGAGAGTTTTCTACTATTCTTCAGACTGAAGGTGACCTTGATTTTGCCTCCACCATGGTTCAG GCATTGAATTTGATTTTGCTCACATCTACTGAACTTGCGGAGCTGCGGTCTCTTCTTAAAAAGTCATTGGTGGATACTTGTGGGAAGGACTTATTTCTATCTTTATACGCTTCTTGGTGCCACTCTCCAATGGCTACCATCAGTTTGTGCTTACTTGCTCAG GCATACAATCATGCGAGTTCTGTTATTCAGTCTCTGGGAGAAGAAGACATAAATGTGAAGTTTCTGGTGCAGCTTGATAAATTGATCCGTCTATTAGAGACTCCAGTATTTGCTTACTTGCGTTTACAG CTTCTTGAGCCTGGAAAACACActtggcttctgaaaacactttaCGGTCTCCTTATGCTCTTGCCTCAG CAAAGTGCGGCCTTCAAGATCTTGAGGACTCGACTGAAGACAGTGCCTTTCAGTGAAAATCTCAAGCGCACATCTTCTGCAAATCCATACTCTCAGATTCTACAAGTGACAGAAGATGGCAATCGAAATCAAGATGCGCCAAACTATAGCGCAATTGATTTTTCATCTCGTCTCCAGCAATTTGGGAGCATGCAGCAGCAGCACCGAAACCATTTGAAGAATCAACTGCAATCTCGAAAATCCGCTTCAGCAGCAGTATTATCGCAG GAGATTCAAAGATATGAAGAATCACAATCCTCCTCAACACCAGAGATAAGCAGGCCCCCATCTAGAGCACCCAAAGCCATTTCATGA
- the LOC123100133 gene encoding uncharacterized protein, producing MTAQSVKGPRILVSPRAPKISGPALHGDEGKLLTEQPVEQVHGGRSHGDEEKTPGGTRTQGKEGEPIQEVRTSLKRLDARLCCGWSYGLLGTQQGWTGAVHGGAVLFADVASPIQLSYTPPLAGMWNGVRNTGRGA from the exons ATGACGGCACAATCTG TTAAGGGCCCCCGGAttttagtttcgccccgggcccccaaaatctcaggaccggccctgcatGGGGACGAGGGGAAACTCCTGACGGAGCAGCCGGTGGAGCAGGTGCATGGAGGACGATCCCATGGGGACGAGGAGAAAACTCCTGGAGGCACGCGGACGCAGGGAAAGGAAGGCGAACCCATCCAAGAGGTACGTACCAGTCTGAAGAGATTGGACGCGCGGCTGTGCTGCGGTTGGAGTTACGGACTTCTGGGCACTCAACAAGGATGGACAGGCGCTGTACATGGTGGCGCTGTGTTGTTCGCCGACGTTGCTTCCCCAATCCAGCTGTCCTACACTCCTCCGCTCGCGGGCATGTGGAACGGGGTGCGCAACACAGGTCGGGGCGCTTAA
- the LOC123098202 gene encoding glutamine synthetase cytosolic isozyme 1-2, translated as MASLADLVNLDLSDCTDKIIVEYLWVGGSGIDIRSKARTVNGPITDASQLPKWNYDGSSTGQAPGEDSEVILYPQAIFKDPFRRGDNLLVMCDCYTPQGVPIPTNKRHNAAKIFNTPNVAAEETWYGIEQEYTLLQKDVNWPLGWPIGGYPGPQGPYYCAAGADKAFGRDIVDAHYKACLYAGINISGINGEVMPGQWEFQVGPSVGIAASDQLWVARYILERITEVAGVVLSLDPKPIPGDWNGAGAHTNYSTKSMREAGGYGVIKTAIEKLGKRHAQHIAAYGEGNERRLTGHHETADINTFKWGVADRGASIRVGRDTEKDGKGYFEDRRPASNMDPYVVTSMIAETTLLL; from the exons atggcCAGCCTCGCCGACCTCGTCAACCTCGACCTCAGCGACTGCACCGACAAGATCATCGTCGAGTACCTCTG GGTTGGAGGATCCGGTATCGACATCAGGAGCAAAGCAAGG ACGGTGAACGGCCCCATCACCGACGCGAGCCAGCTGCCCAAGTGGAACTACGACGGCTCCAGCACCGGCCAGGCTCCCGGAGAGGACAGCGAAGTCATCCTCTA CCCCCAGGCCATTTTCAAGGACCCGTTCAGGAGGGGTGACAACCTCCTT gTTATGTGCGACTGCTACACACCACAAGGTGTTCCAATCCCCACTAACAAGAGGCACAATGCTGCCAAGATCTTCAACACCCCGAATGTTGCAGCTGAGGAGACATG GTATGGTATCGAGCAGGAGTACACTCTCCTCCAGAAGGACGTGAACTGGCCCCTTGGCTGGCCCATTGGTGGCTACCCTGGTCCTCAG GGACCCTACTACTGCGCGGCCGGCGCGGACAAGGCGTTCGGGCGTGACATCGTTGACGCGCACTACAAGGCGTGCCTCTACGCCGGGATCAACATCAGCGGCATCAACGGGGAGGTCATGCCCGGCCAG TGGGAGTTCCAAGTCGGGCCGTCCGTGGGGATCGCCGCGTCCGACCAGCTGTGGGTGGCGCGCTACATCCTCGAG AGGATCACGGAGGTTGCCGGGGTGGTGCTGTCCCTGGACCCGAAGCCGATCCCGGGCGACTGGAACGGCGCCGGCGCGCACACCAACTACAGCACCAAGTCGATGCGGGAGGCCGGCGGGTACGGGGTGATCAAGACGGCCATCGAGAAGCTGGGCAAGCGGCACGCGCAGCACATCGCCGCCTACGGCGAGGGCAACGAGCGCCGCCTCACGGGCCACCACGAGACCGCCGACATCAACACCTTCAAGTGGGGCGTGGCTGACCGCGGCGCGTCCATCCGCGTGGGGCGCGACACGGAGAAGGACGGCAAGGGCTACTTCGAGGACCGCAGGCCGGCCTCCAACATGGACCCCTACGTCGTCACCTCCATGATCGCCGAGACCACCCTCCTCCTCTGA
- the LOC123098201 gene encoding protein VAC14 homolog isoform X1: protein MAADALSIIPGAVLRNLADKLYEKRKNAALEIEGIVKQLSTAGEHDKIAAVIGLLTNDFTYSPQANHRKQGGLIGLAAVTVGLTSEAAQHLELIVPPVLNSFLDQDSRVRYYACEALYNIAKVVRGDFIIYFNKIFDALCKLSADSDANVQSAAHLLDRLVKDIVTESDQFSIEEFIPLLRERMNVLNPYVRQFLVGWITVLDSVPDIDMLGFLPDFLDGLFNMLSDSSHEIRQQADAALSEFLQEIKNSPNVDYGRMAEILVRRAGSPDEFTRLTSITWINEFVKLGGEQLVPYYADILGAILPCISDEEEKIRVVARETNEELRAIKADQAEGFDIGAILVIAKRELNSEHEATRIEALHWFSTLLVRGRAEFSAYLDGIFEPLLNALSDPSDAVVLLVLEVHARIAEEYHHFQHLMSYLIHTFHNNHVLLEKRGALIVRRLCVLLGAEKVYREFSTILQTEGDLDFASTMVQALNLILLTSTELAELRSLLKKSLVDTCGKDLFLSLYASWCHSPMATISLCLLAQAYNHASSVIQSLGEEDINVKFLVQLDKLIRLLETPVFAYLRLQLLEPGKHTWLLKTLYGLLMLLPQQSAAFKILRTRLKTVPFSENLKRTSSANPYSQILQVTEDGNRNQDAPNYSAIDFSSRLQQFGSMQQQHRNHLKNQLQSRKSASAAVLSQEIQRYEESQSSSTPEISRPPSRAPKAIS, encoded by the exons CGGAAG CAGGGCGGATTGATTGGGCTCGCGGCAGTTACTGTAGGCCTCACCAGTGAGGCTGCTCAGCACCTCGAG CTAATTGTACCTCCCGTGCTTAATTCTTTCCTGGACCAAGATAGCAGAGTGCGCTACTATGCCTGTGAAGCGCTATATAACATAGCAAAG GTTGTAAGAGGGGATTTTATCATCTACTTCAACAAGATTTTTGATGCGCTATGCAAACTGTCTGCAGACTCTGATGCAAATGTGCAGAGTGCAGCTCATCTTCTTGACAGGCTTGTCAAG GATATTGTAACTGAGAGTGATCAATTCAG CATAGAAGAATTTATACCACTCTTGAGAGAACGCATGAATGTGCTGAATCCTTATGTGCGACAATTTTTGGTGGGGTGGATCACGGTTTTAGACAGTGTGCCTGATATTGACATGCTTGGTTTCCTTCCTGATTTTCTTGATG GTTTATTTAATATGCTGAGTGATTCCAGTCATGAGATAAGGCAGCAAGCAGATGCAGCACTTTCAGAGTTTCTGCAGGAAATTAAAAATTCACCA AATGTAGATTATGGTCGTATGGCTGAAATTCTTGTTAGGAGGGCAGGCTCTCCTGATGAATTCACCCGTTTGACATCTATCACATGG ATCAACGAGTTTGTGAAGCTTGGCGGGGAACAACTAGTCCCTTACTATGCAGATATCTTGGGAGCTATCTTGCCATGCATCTCTGACGAGGAGGAGAAAATTCGAGTG GTTGCACGTGAAACTAATGAGGAACTTCGAGCTATAAAAGCTGATCAAGCCGAGGGATTTGACATTGGAGCGATTCTTGTGATCGCGAAGAG AGAATTGAATAGCGAACATGAAGCCACTCGGATTGAGGCATTGCATTGGTTTTCCACTTTACTAGTTCGAGGTCGTGCTGAG TTCTCGGCATACCTGGATGGCATTTTTGAACCACTTCTAAATGCACTCTCCGATCCTTCAGATGCG GTTGTCCTTTTAGTGTTGGAAGTTCATGCACGAATAGCTGAAGAGTATCATCACTTCCAACATCTCATGTCTTACTTAATCCACACTTTCCACAACAATCATGTTCTTCTGGAGAA GCGTGGTGCTTTGATTGTTCGTCGACTTTGTGTTCTTCTGGGTGCTGAAAAAGTTTATCGAGAGTTTTCTACTATTCTTCAGACTGAAGGTGACCTTGATTTTGCCTCCACCATGGTTCAG GCATTGAATTTGATTTTGCTCACATCTACTGAACTTGCGGAGCTGCGGTCTCTTCTTAAAAAGTCATTGGTGGATACTTGTGGGAAGGACTTATTTCTATCTTTATACGCTTCTTGGTGCCACTCTCCAATGGCTACCATCAGTTTGTGCTTACTTGCTCAG GCATACAATCATGCGAGTTCTGTTATTCAGTCTCTGGGAGAAGAAGACATAAATGTGAAGTTTCTGGTGCAGCTTGATAAATTGATCCGTCTATTAGAGACTCCAGTATTTGCTTACTTGCGTTTACAG CTTCTTGAGCCTGGAAAACACActtggcttctgaaaacactttaCGGTCTCCTTATGCTCTTGCCTCAG CAAAGTGCGGCCTTCAAGATCTTGAGGACTCGACTGAAGACAGTGCCTTTCAGTGAAAATCTCAAGCGCACATCTTCTGCAAATCCATACTCTCAGATTCTACAAGTGACAGAAGATGGCAATCGAAATCAAGATGCGCCAAACTATAGCGCAATTGATTTTTCATCTCGTCTCCAGCAATTTGGGAGCATGCAGCAGCAGCACCGAAACCATTTGAAGAATCAACTGCAATCTCGAAAATCCGCTTCAGCAGCAGTATTATCGCAG GAGATTCAAAGATATGAAGAATCACAATCCTCCTCAACACCAGAGATAAGCAGGCCCCCATCTAGAGCACCCAAAGCCATTTCATGA